The genome window TTCTAAAACATTTGACTGTGCTGGAGTTTGGGTACTTGGATTTGGCGATTGGGAAATTTGTTCGGGTTGTGCGACGGGTTTTTCCGCGCTTAAATTAGCGGGTGCAACGGCGGGTTGCGTTTCGCTTAAGTTTGCGGGGGCGACTGCGGGAATTTGCTCCGCGACAGGTTGTTCAACACTTATGTTTGCGGGCGCGACTGCGGGTTGGGTTTGGCTTAAATCTGCTGCAACTTCGTTTTCCGGTGCTTTTACCTGTTCGGCAACTGGGGCAATCGGATCGTTAGCGTTAGCGAAGCGATCCGAAGGAAAGCCCTTGTAGAGGTTCGCACTTTCTTTCTCAATAGTTTCAACAGTCAAGTTGCTAGCTAGTGACGCTGGTTCGGCAGTCTCAGGCTTTGCCGTCTCAGGCTTTGCCGCCTCGGTTGCAGCACCTGCTAATTGCAGATCGGCTTGAGCTGCCGCAGCAGTTTCTACAGGTTGCTCTGCTGCTAGCGCCGTCGAAGATACGACCAAACTTGCTGCCAATACCGCAGGACCCAGTGAGAGTCCTTTCCACAAAATTCTAGACATTTTTAGCTCACACCACGTTAATTCGATCGCCCGTTCCGAAGATTTAGGCGCCCGCAAATCACCTTAAGTATTCCGCCTAATAGTATTTCTTGTCAACAATCGGGGAAATCACTGCCGAAGAGTGCAGTTTTGCTGTGGCTGATTTGACAAAAACCCCGTTTCTTCCCAAAATCCTTGGTTTGACTCACCGAAGAGCACCATTCTCAAGAACAGGCAAGATGCCTGTTCCACAAGAAAATTCACTCTTTGTGGAACAGGCATCTTGCCTGTTCCTAAACAAATAATTGAGAATGGTGCAACATCTCAGTTTAAAGATACCTACCTAGAAACCTGGTTGATGACCCGATATTGCGTAAGTGATCCCTCAGTAAGATTAATATTGACAGAACTGGCGCTAACACATCGTTCGATCGGCTACAAATACAAGTGAAACAACTCAAATACGCCCTAGTTCACGAATGGTTGACGCCCTTAGCTACTGGCGGTTCAGAACTCGTAGTACAGGAAATCCTCAAACACGTAGACGAGGCAGATATCTATGCCCTCATCGACTTTGAATCAACCAATCCCGAAAGCTATCTTTTCGGGCGACAGATTGGCACAACATTTTTGCAGCACTTTCCCAAGGCCCGCAATGGCGTCCAAAAATATCTGCCATTTCTGCCGATCGCGATCGAACAACTAGATCTGCGAGAATACGACATCATCCTCTCCTCATCCCATGCCGTTGCCAAAGGCATCCTCAGCAGTCCCCAGCAAATGCACGTCTGCTACTGCCACACGCCCATGCGCTACGCTTGGGACTTAACTTTTGACTATTTGCGTAGCAGCAAAGCCGGACGGGGCATCCAGGGTCTGCTGACGCGATATTTGTTGCATCGACTGCGGCAGTGGGACGTAATTTCCGCCAATCGCGTTGATTATTTCATCGCTAACTCTCAACACACTGCGCGCCGAATTTGGCGGTGCTATCGGCGGCGGGCCCAGGTGATTTATCCGCCGGTAAATATCGAGCGATTTTCCTTGATGCGGCAAAAACAAGACTTTTACGTCACAGTTTGTCGGTTGGTAAGTTACAAAAACGTAAGTGCGATCGTCCAAGCATTCAATCAACTCGGGCATACTCTAATTGTGATCGGCACCGGGCCAGAATTAGAAATGATTCGGCAAATCGCCAAACCCAACGTGCAAGTGCTCGGCTGGCAGCCCGCCTCCATAGTTGAAAAGTACATGGCAGAGGCGAAAGCCTTTGTCTATGCAGCTTGCGAAGATTTTGGCATAGCTTTGGTAGAGGCTCAAGCTTGCGGAACGCCGGTAATTTCCTATGCAGCAGGGGGCGCTTTGGAGACAGTGCTCGACATTCGCCAACACCCAGAGACGGGGACTGGTTTATTTTTTTCCTCCCAAACCGCAGCAGCATTAGTCGAAGCTGTCGAGGAATTTGAGCAGTTGCAAGGCAAGTTTGGGCCAGAAATCTGCAGGTTGCGCGCTGAACAGTTTGCCCCCGATGTCTTTGGGCAGCGCTATCTAGCTTTTGTGGAACGCTGCTATCAGGAATTTCAATCCCGCGATTTTACCAAGTCTGGGACTTGACAGTACCAGATCCCGATAGCGGGACAATCTTCCTTCTGCCTTTGTATAAGTGCCTTCAGAAGACCTCGGCATAAGTGCCTGGTGCCTTCTTCCTTCTGCCGCCAGAAGCCCTCTTCCTTCTTCCTTCTGCCTTTTGAAGCCTTCTGAAGGCAGAAAATTGAGTATTGGAAACATAATTCAGAGAACAAAGCGTCTTGAGGCTTTATGATCAGGACTGTGTGTGGTGTGAAGTGAAGGAGTAAGATGACTGCCGACAGCCAACTAATCTCCGGCAAGGTAATTCGAGCGATCGCAAGACGCGGTTTTGGGTCTGTCCTGCAAGGAGATAGACGCATAAGTCGTTCTCTACAGAGCCTCGACGGAGAACTTTTCAAGCGGTTATTTGACATCCTGTTTTCCTTATCGGTTCTGATCCTGTTTGCTCCGGTTTACCTGCTTTTGGCTTTCTTAATCGCCTTAAGCTCGCCCGGTCCTATTTTTTACGTACAGGAACGAGTAGGCAAAAACCGTAAAAAGTTTTATTGCCTGAAATTCAGAACGATGGTGGAAAATGCGGACGATATATTGCTGGAAATCATGGAAAATTCTCCGCATTTGCGTCAAGAGTTTGAGGACAATTTCAAGCTGAAACAAGACCCTCGAATTACCTGGATTGGAAGATTTTTACGAATGACCAGTTTAGACGAGTTTCCCCAGTTTTGGAATGTTTTAAAAGGAGATATGAGCGTCGTCGGACCCAGACCTTTAGTTGAAGAAGAACTGCCGAGATACGGCCGTCACATCAACAAAATTCTCACCATAAGACCTGGAATTACAGGCTTGTGGCAAGTGTCCGGTCGCAACGACATTCCCTATCCCCGCCGAGTCCAAATCGACCTCTATTACGCAAATGACAAAAACCTTTGGATGGATATGTGGATTGTTTTCAAAACAATTGGAGTTGTGATTTTTCCCAAAAATAACGGCGCATACTAATTTTTGTCCGCAGTCAGCAATCGGTAGTTAGTTTTATTTGTTACTGACCACTGATGCTGACTACTTACAGCAAGCGACAAACTCTTTGTCAAAACTCAACAGTTCCTGGATGCCGGTCGAAGAATTGTCAGCTTAACTAAAGGGGGAAATACTTAAATAAACCTATCTCTTCTTCACCTAGAAAGATCGGTTCTTCTAGATAGACTACTTTAGGTTTAGGTGTTAAACTTAACTCTATAGCGCGTCGCGTGAGAACCCCGGTCTTTCCCGCAGGGTATGAAACGCACTTGTAGCCTTTAGGCTACGAGTCTGTGTTATAATAATTGAGCAATGCCGAACAAGTAGGCGTATCAACTACGTGATGAACTATTCCTAGTACGGTGAGATTCCCGGCAGTAAGACACCCTCAGCGTTCATCGTCTGAGAAAGACTAAGGCACAGCCAAGCAACGCAGGATAGTGAGCGTACCGAACTGGCAAGCGTGTTGAAAAGTGCGAACGAAAGCATACAAAAAGTAAGCGTAATTGCAACACCGAAAGGTAGTTGTTTTGAACGTCTAGAGGTGTCTTGACAGCACCTTTAAGAGTGTTAAAGTTTCTCAAGAATCTCCGTACCTTCAGGTCGGAGAGTGTCAAAACCTTTGGCTTAAGGGGGATAGCCTACTTATCTTGGGATAGCCCACTACCCAACAGCGTAGGAAGTAAACTTCAACTGGCTTTAGGTAACTAAAGTTAAGTTTGAGTAAGTTTTATAAAGCAGTTAACGTAGAATTTGAGAATACGACCGGCAGGGAGCAACAGCCTCTGCCAAAAAATTTATTGTGAATTAACACAGCCTGTCAAAGGAAAATCAGATGACGCAACGTAAGCGAGCGCTAATAACAGGTATTACAGGTCAAGACGGCTCCTACTTGAGCGAATTACTCTTAGAGAAAGGATATGAAGTTCACGGCATTATCCGGCGCAGTTCTAGTTTCAATACCGATCGAATTGACCACATCTATGTCGATCCTCACAGCGAGGGTGCGCGCCTGTTTCTACACTACGGCGACTTGACGGACGGCACCACTCTCCGCCGGATCTTGGAAGAAGTCCAGCCGGTAGAAATTTATAACTTAGGCGCTCAATCTCACGTTCGAGTGAGTTTTGACTCGCCGGAATATACGGTTGACACAGTAGGAATGGGAGTATTGCGGCTGCTAGAAGCAATTCGGGACTATCAGCACCGCACCGGCATAGAAGTGCGGTTCTATCAAGCAGGTTCTTCGGAAATGTTTGGTTTGGTACAGGAAGTTCCGCAGAAAGAAACAACTCCTTTTTATCCCAGAAGTCCTTACGCCTGCGCCAAAGTTTACGGGCACTGGCAAACAGTAAATTATCGCGAATCTTACGGACTTTTTGCCTGCAACGGCATCTTGTTCAATCACGAATCTCCCCGCCGTGGCGAAACTTTTGTAACTCGCAAAATTACTCGCGCCGTGGCCAGAATAGTGGCCGGCAAGCAGAAAAAACTTTACTTGGGCAATCTCGATTCTAAGCGGGACTGGGGCTATGCTAAAGACTACGTGCGGGCTATGTGGCTGATGCTGCAACAAGAAAAGCCTGACGATTATGTCATTGCTACCAACGAGACCCATTCCATTAAGGAATTTCTCGATTTGGCTTTTACTTACGTCAATTTAGATTGGCAAAAATATGTGGAGTTTGACGAACGTTACTTGCGTCCGGCCGAAGTCGAACTGTTGATTGGCGATTCGACTAAGGCGCGCCAGCAATTAAATTGGGAACCTTCTGTAACTTTTCAGGAGTTAGTACATTTAATGGTAGATGCTGACATGAAAGCTTTAGACCAGCAAGGTCGGGGTTCGGGCAACGGATTTGATTAAGTCGCTAAATCAAGCCGTCAGTGCCAACAATTTGTAGGGGTAGGGCCCCGTGTCTACCCCTTTGGCGAAAGGCGCACCGGCGGGGGATAGCCCGTGCAAACTCTTCACAACCGATCGGAGGATTGTTACAGCTATTAGCGCGATCGGCATTCAAAGAACCAGCTTAATTGCTCGCCAAATTTTCGGCTGTGCGGGCTAAAAAAAACATTAAAATGATAGTTGAGGACTCGCTACTCATAAATCTAACTTTCGGGCGTGCACGGAGAAGTTCCTATCAGCAGCAGCTACAACAGATTTGTGGGCAACCTCGTCCTGTAGCTGAAAGCTTTTTTTGCTAAAGCAAAAATTTTAGAATTGAAATTGTCGATCGACCTTTATTCAAAATCCCGAGGCTAAAATTATGACAAGCTTGGATTTAAGCAGCAAACGCATTCTAGTCACGGGCGGCGCCGGTTTCTTGGGCCGTCAGGTAATCGACCAGCTAGTGAAAGCAGGGGCCGATACTGATAAAATTTCGGTGACTCGATCGCGCGACTGCGACCTCCGCGTCATGGAAAACTGCAAGCGCGCCGCCGACCAACAAAATATAATCATACACCTCGCCGCCCACGTCGGCGGCATCGGTTTAAACCAACTCAAACCCGCTGAATTATTTTACGACAATTTGATGATGGGCGCGCAACTAATCCACGCCGCCTACGAAGCAGGAGTCGAAAAATTTGTCTGCGTCGGCACAATTTGCGCTTATCCCAAATTCACCCCTGTTCCATTTAAAGAAGACGATCTCTGGAACGGCTATCCCGAAGAAACTAATGCACCTTACGGAATTGCCAAAAAAGCCTTATTAGTGCAACTGCAATCCTACCGCCAGCAGTACGAATTCAACGGTATCTACTTGCTACCAGTCAATTTATACGGCCCGGAAGATAACTTTGACCCGAAAAGTTCCCACGTCATCCCCGCATTAATTCGCAAAGTCCACGAAGCGCAAGTAAGGGGAGACAAAACACTGCCAGTTTGGGGCGATGGCAGCCCCAGCCGCGAGTTTTTGTATTCCACAGATGCCGCGCGGGGAATTGTGATGGCGACGCAAGATTACAGTGAATCTGACCCGGTTAATTTGGGAACAAATAGCGAAGTTAAAATTCGCGATTTGGTGGAAACAATTTGCGAGTTGATGGGATTTGAGGGAGAAATTGTCTGGGAAACAGACAAACCGAACGGTCAGCCGCGCCGCTGTTTGGATACCCAAAGGGCTAAGGAAAAGTTTGGTTTTGTTGCGGAGGTGAAGTTTAAGGAAGGGTTGAAAAATACGATCGACTGGTATCGAAAACACGCCGCGTAAGTGTGAAAAACCCGGTTTTTTGAAGAAACCGGGTTTTTTTAGGAATAATATTATTTCCGGTCGATTACCCCTAATACGGTAGGGGCGGGTTCACGAAAAATATCTGCCAATAATTGACAATCTCAAAAACCCGCCCTTTTAATCGCTCGATCGTACATGATATAATACTAAATGCGGGTGAGAAACCTCATTTATAAGAGTCGGCGGTGGCCACCTATCCTACACAAACCAGTCCCCCTTCTGGCACTAAGAAATTATACAAATTTGGGTGATAATTCACTGACAATAGTCGGCAGTTGAAACCGCTATTACACTTGCCTGTTGTCGTCCCAGAGGGCAACTAAGAAATCATACCAATCGATCGTCGATATCAGGGGCACGTTCTCCGGTTCAAATTACTTTTGCAATAGGTTTAGTGTTCAAGATTGATTTCTTGGGAATTAGCGTGGGAAGTTTTTAATGTCGTAAGCTGTTCTCCATTTAAATTGTGTGTCAAAAATCACTCAAATTATTGTGGGATGGGCACGCGAGCCCGTCCCGAATATGCAATTTAAACGCGCAACAGCTTAACAGTGCTGAAGTTTTACAATCTGACAAAAAAAGCTGGCGGGGTGACAACCCCGCCAGCCGTTCAATACGTCGTGTTATTGGGTTTGGGTGGTTTGCCACGAGAACCGCTGGTTTTTTTTACAAACATTCTCCCTGGGTATCCCAAGGAATGTTGGCGAAAAAAACCCTGAGTTTCTCCAGATTTATGATAATCTGTTCAATTCGTTCTTTTGACTGGGTATCAGTTGAAGTAATTTCGTGCAGATGCTTGAGATACTGTTTGCATTTTGCTTCAACTGCGTCGGCACCTTGATCAAAGGCTGTGGCTGTCTCTTCCCAATACTGGTCGATTCCTGCTAGGAATTTATTAACAACACCCTGTTTTGTTAAGAGTTTGTGAATTTCTTTTGCTAACCGCTTCTGCCAAGCTTCCCCAACTAAATTCCACACCAAAGAAGCAAATCCAGCAGCTAAACCGAGCCCTAGAACTATTGGGCCACCAATCGCACTTACGAAAGAAATTACTGCTGCCGTGCCACCGGTAGTAGCACCAAAAAGTGCTGACAAAAGACTGACTAATTTCCCTACTAAGATATAGCCACCAAGGTTGCCAAGACTGGCTGCCCAAGCGGCTAAAGCACCATAAGCACCTAAACCTGCTATCCCACCAAGAAAAGCTCCTTTTGTATCGAAGGGAATAGATACTACTATTCCATCTTTGTTGGGAAGTTTAGGCACTGGGTATTTTTCCAGAAAAGCGTCAATCTCAGCCTTGAGTTTTTCAGAATTGACACTAATTTGATTTTCTACATGAGTTTGCAGCAGATCGACTAAATAACCGGGAGCGTATTCTTGAGCCTCTTTCTTTTTGTCGTATCTCTGGCGAATCATTTTTTCTATGGAATCTACATCAATCTGTTTTTCCGCATAGGTCTGAAATGATTTGCGAGTATCTTTTTCTAAATCATTAATGCGTTTGCTCACTTCACTGCGTTTTTGCCACATTTGTCGCTGACGTTCAGGTTCATTCTTCTCCGCTTTCTCAAGCTCTTTTCGATACTCGTCTATTTTGGCAATTGTTGTTTGATATTGCTCAATCGAGTTAGCGTATTCTTGTGTATTGTCATATTTGACCGCATTAATTTCGCGATCGACACGACAGATGACTGTTTTAGGAAGAGTCTCGCGAAGGAGTTGGGTTAAATCATCAAAGAGACGCTGACAGCGATCCGGCCTTTCTGACCAGAAAGTGAAGAAACGCTTTTGCACATCTTCCTTGGTAATATCCTGCTTTGTTAGCTTTCGACGAAACTCTATAGCAGTTTCATCAAGTTCTTTATACAGCCTTGCTGAAGCTTTATTGAGAATTGTGGGAAGCTCATCGTCACGGATACTCGGATCTGCGTGTGTCGCCACAATAAAGAAATTGCCTAGCGTCGGAAAGTCCTTGCATTCATTCTCTGGGGCCGGCAGCAAACGCAGCAAATTCCGAAGTCGCACCATATCTTGACCATTGATGTGACCCTTGGCAGGAGAAGCATAAAGCAAGACATTAGCAATCTTGGTGGCACTATTAGCTTTCTCAACATCCTTTGATACTTCATCTTGTTTATCAGAGTAACCGGGAAGGTCAATCAGATTACACGCTTTTAACAAAGGAGCATCTACATAAACTATAGCTGTATGTCCGCCGTCATTGCTGTCGTCAGAGTCATCATATTGATGTACGCCATATTTTTCTAGCACGTCAAAGGAACCGAATTGCAAAAAATGCTTCTGACAACGCTCCCGATCCTCTAAATATAGGAAGTTAAAATTTAGCTTTCCGTTTTCATCTTGCCAAAATTTTTCATCAATAATTCCCACGTTTCCATCAAACCATTCGGGGCGACTTTCCACATGACAAACAATGGTAATGACTCTTGTTGCAGGCTGATAGCCTATTGGCAATATTTTTTTGCCTAAAAGAGTATTAGCAAGATAGGATTTGCCAGAGTCAAATGCTCCTGTCAAGACAACATTTGGTTTTTGGTAATACTGGTTAATTTGTCCTTGCAGATCGTTAGGTCTACGTAGATCGGTTGGCAATTCCAGCCCAGAAAAAAAAGAATTTTCATCGATATACTGATTAAGTAAATTTAGCCGGCGATAAAGTTCAGCGTAGGGACTGCGTGGTTCAATTCCTGGGAGTGGATGTATTTCCTCTGACATGGCAGTTGCAATGTCAACACCTAATATTTGAAGCCATTTTACTGCCATTCCCATCGGAACTTTTGCAGGGAACTGCTCATAATGTCTAACCTGATCGGCGGAGATTCCGAGCCGACTGGCAACTGCTTCTTGACTTATACCTTTCGGTTCGCGATAGCGTCTAAAATTAATGTTCATAGCATTCTCCTACCCGCTAGTTTAACCCACAGGAAGTTATTTGTTTTTTATAATTATCTTCTAATTATGAATTTATCGGAGTAATAAAATGTCAAATTTTATCAGCAATTGAGACGAGGTATCTGTCAGAAAATGTCAGAATTGGTCAGATATGTCAGAAAATGTCAGAAAATATATGCTAAAATAACCAAAACCGTCACAACTACCCGACCGATGGACGTTAAAGAAGTCTTGAGATTTGCCGATGACCTGGTTTTCGCTAAGACGGGAGAACATTTGGAGGATTTGCAAGAAGCTATCCTGGGGGGTGTATGGGAAGGTCAAAAATACTCTCAAATCGCAGAAGCATCGCATTGTAGCGAAGGTCACGTCAGGAATGTAGCTTCAAAATTATGGAAGCGTTTATCAAATGTCTTAGGTGAAGAAGTTACTCCATCGAATTTACGCTCGGCACTTGAGAGACGACAATTATTCATCGTATCATCAAATTTTGGCAATGATTTTCTACACATTGGTAACGTCAATGTTTGTACAGATACCCAAGCTTCAGAAATTCAAAAAACCCG of Oscillatoria nigro-viridis PCC 7112 contains these proteins:
- the gmd gene encoding GDP-mannose 4,6-dehydratase; translation: MTQRKRALITGITGQDGSYLSELLLEKGYEVHGIIRRSSSFNTDRIDHIYVDPHSEGARLFLHYGDLTDGTTLRRILEEVQPVEIYNLGAQSHVRVSFDSPEYTVDTVGMGVLRLLEAIRDYQHRTGIEVRFYQAGSSEMFGLVQEVPQKETTPFYPRSPYACAKVYGHWQTVNYRESYGLFACNGILFNHESPRRGETFVTRKITRAVARIVAGKQKKLYLGNLDSKRDWGYAKDYVRAMWLMLQQEKPDDYVIATNETHSIKEFLDLAFTYVNLDWQKYVEFDERYLRPAEVELLIGDSTKARQQLNWEPSVTFQELVHLMVDADMKALDQQGRGSGNGFD
- a CDS encoding sugar transferase, whose translation is MTADSQLISGKVIRAIARRGFGSVLQGDRRISRSLQSLDGELFKRLFDILFSLSVLILFAPVYLLLAFLIALSSPGPIFYVQERVGKNRKKFYCLKFRTMVENADDILLEIMENSPHLRQEFEDNFKLKQDPRITWIGRFLRMTSLDEFPQFWNVLKGDMSVVGPRPLVEEELPRYGRHINKILTIRPGITGLWQVSGRNDIPYPRRVQIDLYYANDKNLWMDMWIVFKTIGVVIFPKNNGAY
- a CDS encoding glycosyltransferase, whose product is MKQLKYALVHEWLTPLATGGSELVVQEILKHVDEADIYALIDFESTNPESYLFGRQIGTTFLQHFPKARNGVQKYLPFLPIAIEQLDLREYDIILSSSHAVAKGILSSPQQMHVCYCHTPMRYAWDLTFDYLRSSKAGRGIQGLLTRYLLHRLRQWDVISANRVDYFIANSQHTARRIWRCYRRRAQVIYPPVNIERFSLMRQKQDFYVTVCRLVSYKNVSAIVQAFNQLGHTLIVIGTGPELEMIRQIAKPNVQVLGWQPASIVEKYMAEAKAFVYAACEDFGIALVEAQACGTPVISYAAGGALETVLDIRQHPETGTGLFFSSQTAAALVEAVEEFEQLQGKFGPEICRLRAEQFAPDVFGQRYLAFVERCYQEFQSRDFTKSGT
- a CDS encoding GDP-L-fucose synthase family protein, whose product is MTSLDLSSKRILVTGGAGFLGRQVIDQLVKAGADTDKISVTRSRDCDLRVMENCKRAADQQNIIIHLAAHVGGIGLNQLKPAELFYDNLMMGAQLIHAAYEAGVEKFVCVGTICAYPKFTPVPFKEDDLWNGYPEETNAPYGIAKKALLVQLQSYRQQYEFNGIYLLPVNLYGPEDNFDPKSSHVIPALIRKVHEAQVRGDKTLPVWGDGSPSREFLYSTDAARGIVMATQDYSESDPVNLGTNSEVKIRDLVETICELMGFEGEIVWETDKPNGQPRRCLDTQRAKEKFGFVAEVKFKEGLKNTIDWYRKHAA
- a CDS encoding dynamin family protein, whose translation is MNINFRRYREPKGISQEAVASRLGISADQVRHYEQFPAKVPMGMAVKWLQILGVDIATAMSEEIHPLPGIEPRSPYAELYRRLNLLNQYIDENSFFSGLELPTDLRRPNDLQGQINQYYQKPNVVLTGAFDSGKSYLANTLLGKKILPIGYQPATRVITIVCHVESRPEWFDGNVGIIDEKFWQDENGKLNFNFLYLEDRERCQKHFLQFGSFDVLEKYGVHQYDDSDDSNDGGHTAIVYVDAPLLKACNLIDLPGYSDKQDEVSKDVEKANSATKIANVLLYASPAKGHINGQDMVRLRNLLRLLPAPENECKDFPTLGNFFIVATHADPSIRDDELPTILNKASARLYKELDETAIEFRRKLTKQDITKEDVQKRFFTFWSERPDRCQRLFDDLTQLLRETLPKTVICRVDREINAVKYDNTQEYANSIEQYQTTIAKIDEYRKELEKAEKNEPERQRQMWQKRSEVSKRINDLEKDTRKSFQTYAEKQIDVDSIEKMIRQRYDKKKEAQEYAPGYLVDLLQTHVENQISVNSEKLKAEIDAFLEKYPVPKLPNKDGIVVSIPFDTKGAFLGGIAGLGAYGALAAWAASLGNLGGYILVGKLVSLLSALFGATTGGTAAVISFVSAIGGPIVLGLGLAAGFASLVWNLVGEAWQKRLAKEIHKLLTKQGVVNKFLAGIDQYWEETATAFDQGADAVEAKCKQYLKHLHEITSTDTQSKERIEQIIINLEKLRVFFANIPWDTQGECL